A single genomic interval of Lathyrus oleraceus cultivar Zhongwan6 chromosome 7, CAAS_Psat_ZW6_1.0, whole genome shotgun sequence harbors:
- the LOC127103834 gene encoding uncharacterized protein LOC127103834 has translation MRIALKRELGKDALICEEFVELIEVAGLMKTVTKFGPCYESLVKEFVVAILDGCDDVKSENYMKTEEPQAELEVIDDQVCKEITAKQVKHWPNRGKLLAGKLSVKYAILHRIGTINWVPTNNTSTISTGLGKFIYAIGKRRAFDFGKYIFEQVLKQAFSTVVKIPIYFPLLICGIILNQHPGILFPIDSVKKRESHLSLHYKLFAGTHVPDIVMTSSQVPGPATSKKSIIAQLKKTCKELDDSIWSSIATNIKLEKLIKALMDEEEKADVEDNAGGNDAENDEDKEAEGEEYATVDSDSKKDI, from the exons ATGAGGATAGCTTTAAAGAGGGAATTGGGTAAGGATGCCCTAATATGTGAGGAGTTTGTGGAGCTTATAGAGGTTGCTGGTTTGATGAAGACTGTCACAAAATTTGGTCCTTGCTATGAAAGTCTAGTCAAGGAGTTTGTGGTGGCCATTCTTGATGGGTGTGATGATGTGAAGAGTGAGAACTATATGAAG ACTGAAGAACCTCAGGCTGAGCTAGAGGTTATAGATGACCAAGTGTGCAAGGAGATAACTGCCAAACAGGTGAAACACTGGCCAAATAGAGGAAAGTTGTTAGCTGGGAAGCTGAGTGTCAAGTATGCAATCCTTCATAGGATTGGGACTATCAACTGGGTGCCTACAAATAACACTTCAACCATCTCTACTGGGCTTGGGAAGTTTATATATGCTATTGGAAAAAGAAGAGCTTTTGATTTTGGGAAGTACATTTTTGAACAAGTTCTGAAGCAGGCCTTCTCAACTGTTGTGAAGATTCCTATCTACTTCCCCTTACTCATCTGTGGGATAATCCTAAACCAACATCCTGGAATCTTATTTCCTATAGATAGTGTGAAGAAAAGGGAATCTCATTTATCCCTCCATTACAAACTGTTTGCTGGAACACATGTTCcagacattgtcatgacatcttcTCAGGTACCTGGCCCTGCCACTTCCAAGAAGAGCATTATTGCACAGCTGAAGAAGACATGTAAAGAGTTGGATGATTCAATCTGGTCTAGCATTGCTACAAATATAAAGCTTGAAAAATTGATTAAGGCTTTGATGGATGAAGAGGAAAA AGCTGATGTAGAGGACAATGCTGGTGGCAATGATGCTGAGAATGATGAAGATAAAGAAGCTGAAGGAGAGGAGTATGCTACTGTAGACTCAGATAGTAAAAAAGATATCTGA